The region CCGCAGCACCAGATTTGTGTGGAGCACGGTCAAGCGGAAATTGTCCTTTATCTGATGAAAATGGGAGGCCCTTTCTTCCCTGGGCGGGTAATGCACCGAAACCGGCACCGAACGAATGGGAATCCCTGCCCAGGCCGCCCTTGCAAGGACTTCCACCTCAAAGGCGTATCGTTTTGAGCGAATTTTGAGATCCAGCAGTTCCTGCACCGGATAGAGCCTGAAACCGCTTTGTGTATCAGGGAGATCCTGACCGCATTCCAACCGCACCCAGAAATTTGAAAAAGCCCGGCCAAAGAGGCTCGCCCGGGGAACAGTATCCTGCACCATGCGCCTGGCACCGATGACGATTGCCGGCATTTCCTGTGCTGCATCGGCCAGCAAAACAGCTTCGGAAGGATCATGCTGATTATCCGCATCCACGGCAATGATGGCATTATAGCCCGATTCAGCGGCGATTTTTGCGGCTGCCTGGATGGCAACCCCTTTTCCCTGGTTTGGCACCAACCGATGCGTTTCACACGGGAGATCAGCAATAGTCTGCAGACCACCGTCCGTACTGCCATCGTCAACCACCAGCACCGGCCAACCGGCGTCCAAGGCTCTGGTGACAACCGTCCTTACGGTCCTGCCGTGATTATAAAGCGGAATCACCATGAGTATTTTGGCACGGAAATCTTGATTATCTTTATCAGGCATGTTGCTTAAGTTAAGTCGCTACAATCTCCCGGACGGGCAAAGAAGGATTTATTATACATCCGGCATGAAATAAATTTACTTTTTTCTGCTGCGGACAAGGAAATCCCACATCGGCCCGACATGACCGTTGTGGTGTAAATGGCGTATCCTGTCTTCCATCATCGATGCCGGATATATCCTGTCGAACCGGCCTTTCCAGGAAGCGGAGACCATTTCATTGATTTTCTGTTCAGCAATTTCCGGAGAGAAATAAAAAACCGGCTCGCGCATGGGCTGGTCCGGGGCAATGACTCCCTCACGAACCGCCCGCTCAAAAATTGCAGTACCCGGCAGAATCCTGATCCCGGAAAAAGCAAACACTACCGAGCCGTCGAGTTTTTCAACATTCTTTAACCCTTGCACAAGCGTCTCTTCGGTTTCCCCGGGCCCCCCGAAAATAATGAAATGGGCGCACGATATTTCACTGTCTCTTGCCAGTTCATCAAACCTGAGCACATCATCAAAACTAAAACCCTTATCAAGGCCCGCAAGGGTAGTGTCCGTCGAGGCATCAGTGCCTAATTCCATGGCGCTTAAACCCGATCGAACAAGCAGGTCAAGGTGGTCTTTTTCAATTTTATTGGGCCTGAAATAGCCGCACCACGGCGTTTTGTTGCCGGCCCGGATCAATGCCTCGGCAACTTTCAGATAATGGCCCGCAGCATCATTAAATACAGAATCAGTAAAGAAAATATACGGTGCGCCGAACTCCCTTGAAACCCGCATGACATCGTCAGCCACAGCTTCGGGATCGCGGAACCGATAGCGATTGCCTTCCAGACTCGGGTACGAGCAATAGCCGCAGTTATAGGGGCAGCCGCGCTTGGTCTGAATATTGAGCATTCCACCCCAGCCGAGATAATAATCCACTGCCTGCTTATCGTATTTCACCGGCCGCCAGGGAGTGTCCGAGGGTTCGGATCGCAGGATTCGCTCCTTGGGCGGCTTGCCTGTCTCAATCTGGTCGGCAAGCCAGGGAAGCAGCAATTCTCCTTCACCGATAACCCCGTAATCAGCTTTCAAGAAATCAAGCAGCTCTTCGGGCAGGATGGAAAATGCCGGGCCGCCAAGAACCACCGGAACGGACGTGCATTTTCGGACAATTTCCATGGTTTTAACCACTGCGTCGATATAGGTACGAGGGGCGGTACTGTCCACCGTATCGAGATTCCTGATGGAGAGCCCGACCAATGCGGGACGGAAGTCGGCGAGATATTTCTCTAAAGAATCGGTGCCGCCGTTTGCGAGGATATCATAATGAAAAGCGCGATGACCGGCCTCCTCCAGGGCACCGACAAGATGGGCCACACCAAGAGGATAGACCGGAAAGGGTGTCACAACCTGGTTGGTAGAAATCAACAGGCAGTCAATTCCCATTCTCAGGTACCTTGATTCAATTGCCAGTCACGGCGGCGACTGGTGAGCCGGGGCTGAGATTTATACGTATCATCGGCGATCTCCTTCTTGACAACACTGTGAAAAAGTCTTGCCATGCGGAGTGACTGGGACATTTCCTTATAGAACATATCCCAGGCGTAATGATACATTTCCTGAAGCTTCTCCGGGGTCATTTTTGCCGGTTTAAAACAAACCTCGGCCGTGGTGTAACGGCACCAGTCCTTATGAAGAATTCTGCCCTCTTTTTCGTATTGATCGGTGACCGGGGTGTGGGGAAAGGGTGTGAGGATAGAAAATTCCGCCATCTCCACATCAATTTCAAGGAGAAAATCAACCAGCCGCTTGATGTAATCAGCATCCTGATTGTCCGGCCCGAGAAGGACCGCCGCCTCAACGCCGATACCATGATCCTTAAGCCTTTTCACCCGGTTGCGGATAACATCCGAGGTGTCGAATACCGCCTGATACACGTACCAGCATCCGGCATCGGCAGCTTTTGCGACAATATCATCTTCATCGAGAATAGGATGACTGATCCACTTTTTCTTGAGCGGTTTCAGCGCTGCAAAAAGTTCAATGAGCCAGTCCCTGTCCTGAGCAAGGGAATTGTCCACCATAAACAGTCGGTTATTGTCGATGGCGGCGATTTCCTCAACCACCTTTTCAATAGGCCGCGGCCTGAACTGGCGACCGCCAAGATATGCGGTGGCGCAAGGAAAACAATTAAAACGACAGCCTCGCGAAGCATGCACCAGATCCACCATCTGCACCCCCCGGTAGATATAACGCTCGCGATTCAATATATCGCGGCGCGCCGGACCGACGCTTTCGATGGGCGGAAAATCATGAAAATAATCATAGCGGGGCTGAAGCTGCTTTTTCAGACAATCGCTGAGAACTTGTGCAAAACGTCCGCCCTCTGTCTCGCCCAGAAAAATGCTGTCCACTTCTTTGGCAACTTCCTCGGCATGGAGCATGACGCTGATGCCGCCGGCGATCACCGGAATCCCCATTTCACGATATTTCCTGGCAATCTCAATGCCACGGGGGATCTGGCAGGTGAGCATCATGGAGAGGGCGATAATATCGGTCTCTGCGCTGAAATCAACAATATCAACATTTTCATCGATAAAACGAACTTCATACTCAGCAGGGATGGTGGCGGCAAGGCACACCGGACCATGAGGAGGGAGATGAAACTCGGTCTGCTCGGGAATTTTGGGCCATTTCGGGTAAATCAGGGTTACATGGGGCATGTTTAACTCACATTTTTTTTGTTAAAAACGAATCAACAAATCTTTATTATTATGAAAGCAGCAAAAGCAGTTATCTTATTATCCTGAACCGAGCTTCCTTTATCTCTTCATCGCCAGACCTGAAATAATCCAAAGCACCGGCAACCATTATCTGGAAAAATCCTTCACTCAGCCATCGCTGTGCTTCCGAAACAGCATCCTCAAAGGGATTTTCAGAATAGATAGAGTACACCGGACCTGTAATGCCATAATGGCTTGCAGCCTCGGCAAGAGCGGTGTTCGCCAGGGTGTAGCTGAAAAGAATAGGGCTAGCCGTCTCCAGGCCATGGGAAAGAGTCTCGGCAAAGGCAAGGTCGGTTGCAAGAGAACCACGCCTTGTTCCGGCAATCAAGCCAAAAGAATATTCGCCTCTTCGGTCTTTCCCGTCAAGCAGACCGGAAGCATGAAGAACACGTCCCACTTCTATAACCGCCAGGCGACTGACCGAATCCATCCGCCCCCAGCGCTTGGGAACCGCACCAACAATCGCCAGAAGGTCCTCACTCAGATCATCCTGATCAAGATAGTCGAAACTCATGAGAACTCTCTGCTGAATAAGCATGAAGAACAAAAAACCATTAAAACCTGAAGG is a window of Pseudomonadota bacterium DNA encoding:
- a CDS encoding glycosyltransferase family 2 protein, with amino-acid sequence MPDKDNQDFRAKILMVIPLYNHGRTVRTVVTRALDAGWPVLVVDDGSTDGGLQTIADLPCETHRLVPNQGKGVAIQAAAKIAAESGYNAIIAVDADNQHDPSEAVLLADAAQEMPAIVIGARRMVQDTVPRASLFGRAFSNFWVRLECGQDLPDTQSGFRLYPVQELLDLKIRSKRYAFEVEVLARAAWAGIPIRSVPVSVHYPPREERASHFHQIKDNFRLTVLHTNLVLRALNPWPHKRLMECPRESVELSKPGVSIFHPVKLLKRICLEHSSAFQLAVAVWMGIFLGALPLIAIHTVVIVYV
- a CDS encoding lipid biosynthesis B12-binding/radical SAM protein; the encoded protein is MGIDCLLISTNQVVTPFPVYPLGVAHLVGALEEAGHRAFHYDILANGGTDSLEKYLADFRPALVGLSIRNLDTVDSTAPRTYIDAVVKTMEIVRKCTSVPVVLGGPAFSILPEELLDFLKADYGVIGEGELLLPWLADQIETGKPPKERILRSEPSDTPWRPVKYDKQAVDYYLGWGGMLNIQTKRGCPYNCGYCSYPSLEGNRYRFRDPEAVADDVMRVSREFGAPYIFFTDSVFNDAAGHYLKVAEALIRAGNKTPWCGYFRPNKIEKDHLDLLVRSGLSAMELGTDASTDTTLAGLDKGFSFDDVLRFDELARDSEISCAHFIIFGGPGETEETLVQGLKNVEKLDGSVVFAFSGIRILPGTAIFERAVREGVIAPDQPMREPVFYFSPEIAEQKINEMVSASWKGRFDRIYPASMMEDRIRHLHHNGHVGPMWDFLVRSRKK
- a CDS encoding radical SAM protein, with the protein product MPHVTLIYPKWPKIPEQTEFHLPPHGPVCLAATIPAEYEVRFIDENVDIVDFSAETDIIALSMMLTCQIPRGIEIARKYREMGIPVIAGGISVMLHAEEVAKEVDSIFLGETEGGRFAQVLSDCLKKQLQPRYDYFHDFPPIESVGPARRDILNRERYIYRGVQMVDLVHASRGCRFNCFPCATAYLGGRQFRPRPIEKVVEEIAAIDNNRLFMVDNSLAQDRDWLIELFAALKPLKKKWISHPILDEDDIVAKAADAGCWYVYQAVFDTSDVIRNRVKRLKDHGIGVEAAVLLGPDNQDADYIKRLVDFLLEIDVEMAEFSILTPFPHTPVTDQYEKEGRILHKDWCRYTTAEVCFKPAKMTPEKLQEMYHYAWDMFYKEMSQSLRMARLFHSVVKKEIADDTYKSQPRLTSRRRDWQLNQGT